AACCACGGCCGGCCCTCAGCTCGCGGCCTTCGTCTCGCCCTTGGGCGCTTCGCGACGCCGCTTCCAGTCCGCGATCGCCGCCTTGATTCCGTCCTCCGCCAGCACCGAGCAGTGGATCTTGACGGGCGGCAGCGAGAGCTCCTGCACGATCTGGGTGTTCTTGATCTTCATCACCTCGTCGATCGTCTTGCCCTTGACGAGCTCGGTCACGTAGCTCGAGCTCGCGATCGCACTCCCGCATCCGAAGGTCTTGAAGCGGGCGTCCTGCACGACGCCGTCGTCGCTGATCTTGAGCTGCAGCTTCATGACGTCGCCGCACTCCGGCGCCCCCACGACGCCGGTGCCGACGTCCGGCTCGTCCTTCGCGAAGGAGCCGACGTTGCGGGGATTCGAGTAGTGATCCAGGACCTTCTCGCTGTATGCCATCACGCCCTCCGCGCTGATCGTTTCTCTCTGCTCACTCGCGCTGCCATGCGACCGACTTGAGATCGATGCCTTCCTTCGCCATCTCGTAGAGCGGTGAGAGCTCCCGCAGCCGGCGCACCTCGGCGACGACGCGCTCGGCCACGTAGTCGATCTCCTCGTCCGTGTTGAAGCGGCCGATCCCGAAGCGGATCGAGGTGTGCGCCAGCTCGTCGCCCACGCCGAGCGCCTTCAGCACGTACGACGGCTCCAGGGTGGCCGAGGTGCACGCCGACCCGGACGACACCGCGATCGGCGGCAGCGAGGCGGAGGCGGCGATCGGGTGCACGGAGCCGTTGAGTCCCATCAGGAGCGACTCCCCTTCGACGTACGCGAAGCTGAGGTTCAGGTTGCCGGGGAGGCGGTGCACCGGGTGGCCGTTCAGGTACACCTCGTCGAGCTGGGTGGAGATCAGATCCTTCAGGCGCTCGCGCAAGCGGAGCACGCGCTGCGCCTCGTCGGCCATGCTCTCCCGGCAGAGCTCGCACGCCTTGCCGAAGCCGACGATCGCCGGGACGTTGAGCGTGCCGGACCGCATCCCGCGCTCGTGCCCGCCGCCGTCGATGATGGCGGTCAGGCGCACGCGCGGGTTCTTCGAGCGGACGTAGAGCGCGCCGATGCCCTTCGGACCGTACATCTTGTGGGCCGACATCGAGAGCAGGTCGATGTGCATCGCCTCGACGTCGACCGGCAGCTTGCCGACACCCTGCGTCGCGTCGGTATGAAAGAGAACGCCCTTCTCGCGTGTGATCTTGCCGATCTCGGCGATCGGGTGGATCGTGCCCACCTCGTTGTTCGCGTACATGATCGAGACGAGCACGGTCTTGTCGGTGATCGCGCGCCGCACGTGGTCGGGGTCGACCATGCCGTAGTGGTCGACGGGCAGGTAGGTCACGGTGGCGAGGCCCTTGCGCTCGAGCGCGCGACAGGTGTCGAGCACGGCCTTGTGCTCGGTCACCGCGGTGACGACGTGGTTGCCCTTGTCCTTGTAGAACTCGACGACGCCCTTGATGGCCAGGTTGTCCGACTCGGTCGCACCGCTCGTGCAGACGATGTCCTTCGGCTTGGCGTTGATCAGCCGGGCGATCTGCTCCCGCCCCTGCTCGGCCGCCTTCTCGGCTTCCCAGCCGAACCCGTGGCTCCGGCTCGCCGCGTTGCCGAACGTCTGGGTGAAATACGGCAGCATCGCTTCCAGGACCCGCGGGTCCACCGGCGTCGTCGCGTGGTTATCCAGGTAGACGGCCTTGCTCGTCATCCGCGCTCGCCTCCAAACCGGATTATCCGGACCTGACAGGTCGACTATAGATGATGCCCCAGACCTGTCAAGGTCTGGGCGCGTCTCGGCACTCTAAGATACGCCGTTCTGAACAGCCGA
This is a stretch of genomic DNA from Deltaproteobacteria bacterium. It encodes these proteins:
- the iscU gene encoding Fe-S cluster assembly scaffold IscU; its protein translation is MAYSEKVLDHYSNPRNVGSFAKDEPDVGTGVVGAPECGDVMKLQLKISDDGVVQDARFKTFGCGSAIASSSYVTELVKGKTIDEVMKIKNTQIVQELSLPPVKIHCSVLAEDGIKAAIADWKRRREAPKGETKAAS
- a CDS encoding IscS subfamily cysteine desulfurase is translated as MTSKAVYLDNHATTPVDPRVLEAMLPYFTQTFGNAASRSHGFGWEAEKAAEQGREQIARLINAKPKDIVCTSGATESDNLAIKGVVEFYKDKGNHVVTAVTEHKAVLDTCRALERKGLATVTYLPVDHYGMVDPDHVRRAITDKTVLVSIMYANNEVGTIHPIAEIGKITREKGVLFHTDATQGVGKLPVDVEAMHIDLLSMSAHKMYGPKGIGALYVRSKNPRVRLTAIIDGGGHERGMRSGTLNVPAIVGFGKACELCRESMADEAQRVLRLRERLKDLISTQLDEVYLNGHPVHRLPGNLNLSFAYVEGESLLMGLNGSVHPIAASASLPPIAVSSGSACTSATLEPSYVLKALGVGDELAHTSIRFGIGRFNTDEEIDYVAERVVAEVRRLRELSPLYEMAKEGIDLKSVAWQRE